One window from the genome of Cucumis melo cultivar AY chromosome 12, USDA_Cmelo_AY_1.0, whole genome shotgun sequence encodes:
- the LOC103501655 gene encoding psbP domain-containing protein 6, chloroplastic yields MASVSAFTISPSFPFSTSHKPKKKPISSSIFSQKGSQFVPRREILKGFTLLPLSFPLFQSLNPLPSLSKEIEVGSYLPPSPSDPSFVFFKASPSDTPALRAGNVQPYQFILPPTWKQTRVANILSGNYCQPKCAEPWVEVKFEDDKQGKIQVVASPLIRLTNKPNATIEDIGSPEKVIASLGPFVTGSTYDPDELLESSVEKLGDQTYYKYTLETPYALTGTHNLAKATAKGSTVVLFVASANDKQWQASEKVLRTMLDSFQL; encoded by the exons atggccTCAGTCTCTGCTTTTACAATTTCCCCATCTTTCCCATTCTCTACCTCCCACAAACCTAAGAAGAAACCTATTTCCTCGTCCATCTTCTCTCAAAAGGGTTCTCAATTCGTGCCCCGACGGGAGATTTTGAAAGGATTCACTCTCCTTCCTCTTTCTTTCCCTCTTTTCCAATCCTTAAATCCACTTCCTTCTCTATCCAAAGAGATCGAAGTTGGCTCTTATCTCCCTCCCTCACCCTCTGACCCTTCTTTTGTCTTCTTCAAAGCTTCCCCAAGTGACACCCCGGCTCTTCGTGCAG GAAATGTGCAACCATACCAGTTCATTCTGCCCCCAACTTGGAAACAAACGCGCGTAGCTAATATTTTATCTGGTAATTACTGTCAACCCAAGTGTGCGGAGCCTTGGGTGGAGGTAAAATTTGAAGATGACAAACAAGGGAAAATCCAGGTAGTGGCTTCTCCTTTAATACGTCTGACTAATAAGCCTAATGCTACAATTGAAGACATAGGTAGCCCTGAGAAGGTAATCGCTTCTCTTGGCCCTTTTGTTACTGGAAGTACATACGATCCTGACGAACTTCTTGAATCATCGGTGGAGAAACTTGGTGATCAAACg TATTACAAATACACATTGGAAACTCCTTATGCTTTGACGGGTACACACAATCTGGCTAAGGCAACGGCAAAAGGAAGCACCGTTGTGTTATTTGTGGCCAGTGCTAATGATAAACAATGGCAGGCTTCTGAGAAAGTTTTGAGAACCATGCTTGATTCTTTTCAGCTCTAA